From one Bacteroides fragilis NCTC 9343 genomic stretch:
- the hisS gene encoding histidine--tRNA ligase, with protein sequence MAAKPGIPKGTRDFSPVEMAKRNYIFNTIRDVYHLYGFQQIETPSMEMLSTLMGKYGEEGDKLLFKIQNSGNYFSGITDEELLSRNAAKLASKFCEKGLRYDLTVPFARYVVMHRDEITFPFKRYQIQPVWRADRPQKGRYREFYQCDADVVGSDSLLNEVELMQIVDTVFTRFGIRVCIKINNRKILTGIAEIIGEADKIVDITVAIDKLDKIGLDNVNKELAEKGISGEAIAKLQPIILLSGTNAEKLATLKTVLSDSETGLKGVEESEFILNTLQTMGLKNEIELDLTLARGLNYYTGAIFEVKALDVQIGSITGGGRYDNLTGVFGMAGVSGVGISFGADRIFDVLNQLELYPKEAVNGTQLLFINFGEKEAAFSMGILSKARAAGIRAEIFPDAAKMKKQMSYANVKNIPFVAIVGENEMNEGKAMLKNMESGEQQLVTAEELIGALTK encoded by the coding sequence ATGGCAGCAAAACCAGGTATACCTAAAGGAACACGTGATTTTTCGCCCGTAGAGATGGCGAAGCGTAACTACATATTCAATACCATTCGTGACGTTTATCATCTGTATGGTTTCCAGCAGATAGAAACTCCTTCCATGGAGATGCTTTCTACCCTGATGGGGAAATATGGTGAAGAAGGTGACAAACTACTTTTTAAGATTCAGAATTCCGGCAATTATTTTTCAGGCATTACTGACGAAGAGCTGTTGAGTCGCAATGCGGCTAAGCTGGCAAGTAAATTCTGTGAAAAAGGTTTGCGTTATGACCTCACAGTGCCTTTCGCCCGTTATGTAGTGATGCACCGTGACGAAATTACTTTCCCTTTCAAACGTTATCAGATTCAGCCCGTATGGCGTGCCGACCGTCCTCAGAAAGGACGTTACCGTGAGTTTTACCAATGTGATGCTGATGTCGTAGGCAGTGATTCATTGCTGAACGAAGTTGAATTGATGCAGATTGTTGATACGGTGTTTACCCGTTTCGGTATCCGCGTTTGCATTAAAATCAATAATCGTAAGATTCTGACCGGTATTGCCGAAATCATAGGAGAGGCGGATAAAATAGTAGATATTACAGTAGCAATCGATAAACTGGATAAAATTGGTTTGGACAATGTCAATAAAGAGCTGGCCGAGAAGGGTATCAGTGGAGAGGCTATTGCCAAACTGCAACCTATCATTCTTCTGAGTGGAACCAATGCTGAGAAGTTGGCTACACTGAAGACTGTACTTTCCGATAGCGAAACAGGTTTGAAGGGAGTGGAAGAGAGTGAGTTTATTTTGAATACCCTTCAAACGATGGGACTGAAAAACGAAATAGAGCTTGACTTGACATTGGCACGTGGATTGAATTACTATACAGGTGCTATTTTTGAGGTGAAGGCGCTTGATGTGCAGATTGGCAGTATCACCGGTGGAGGTCGTTACGATAACCTGACTGGTGTATTCGGTATGGCAGGAGTATCGGGCGTAGGTATTTCGTTTGGTGCCGACCGTATTTTCGATGTGCTCAACCAGTTGGAACTGTATCCGAAGGAGGCCGTTAATGGAACTCAGCTTCTGTTTATTAACTTCGGTGAGAAAGAAGCTGCTTTTTCTATGGGTATTCTGTCTAAGGCCCGCGCAGCCGGTATTCGTGCCGAGATATTCCCCGACGCTGCGAAAATGAAGAAACAGATGAGTTATGCAAATGTTAAGAACATTCCTTTCGTTGCTATCGTAGGTGAGAATGAAATGAATGAAGGAAAAGCTATGCTGAAAAACATGGAAAGCGGTGAACAGCAATTGGTTACTGCTGAAGAACTGATTGGCGCTTTAACAAAATAA
- a CDS encoding TPR end-of-group domain-containing protein, with product MYPVSGSVKTVHFRTILFNAILLNKRYLLIWYTICFLKDKEITLSNRNHMKTVFLIITMLCLGLSGMAQNNEKKEFERKYSALTQEVANARKQKDYKKAEKLNWEKLKLYQGLPQQLQENAKNITGLVYYDLACYQALQGKKKAALKNFEKAFNSGWNDYNHAKGDSDIDNLRKEKKYLEIMAKMRLDSDYLYILQQAEGYNRTETKPICYNESVTDTLPRFTYMNPNDSNLVQLRKHFNLDSIAGSGDEISKIKNLLYWVHNIVPHDGNSRNPEERNTIAMVELCKKENRGVNCRMMAQMLNECYLAMGFKSRFITCMPKVMINDCHVINAVYSNTLDKWLWMDPTFNAYVTDEKGNLLGIGEVRERLRNNQPVVLNEDANWNNKNKQTKEYYLDYYMAKNLYYVTCPLQSEYNAETNYPGKKWPMYISLVPEGYSSNGKPGATAYDSHNDSYFWQSPYQE from the coding sequence ATGTATCCGGTGTCCGGTTCCGTTAAGACTGTTCATTTTCGGACAATACTTTTTAATGCCATTCTGCTCAATAAGAGATATTTATTAATTTGGTATACTATTTGCTTTCTGAAAGACAAAGAAATCACATTATCTAACAGAAATCATATGAAAACAGTTTTTTTGATCATTACAATGTTATGCCTTGGACTATCGGGAATGGCACAAAACAACGAAAAAAAAGAATTTGAGAGAAAGTACAGCGCACTCACTCAGGAAGTAGCAAACGCCCGCAAACAGAAAGATTACAAAAAGGCCGAGAAATTAAATTGGGAGAAACTGAAGTTGTATCAAGGATTGCCTCAACAACTTCAGGAAAATGCAAAAAATATAACAGGATTGGTTTATTACGACCTTGCTTGCTATCAGGCACTTCAGGGAAAGAAAAAGGCAGCCCTAAAAAACTTTGAGAAGGCTTTCAACTCCGGATGGAATGATTACAACCATGCTAAAGGTGACAGTGACATCGACAATTTACGTAAAGAGAAGAAGTATCTGGAAATAATGGCTAAAATGCGTCTGGACAGTGACTATCTGTATATTCTGCAACAAGCCGAAGGATACAACAGAACTGAAACAAAACCGATATGTTATAATGAATCAGTAACTGACACTCTACCCCGCTTCACCTACATGAATCCTAACGACAGTAATCTGGTACAGTTACGGAAACATTTCAACCTGGATAGCATCGCCGGAAGCGGAGACGAGATCTCTAAAATCAAAAACCTTCTCTACTGGGTTCACAACATAGTTCCGCATGATGGCAATTCACGTAATCCGGAAGAGCGGAACACAATAGCCATGGTAGAACTTTGCAAAAAGGAGAACCGGGGCGTAAACTGCCGGATGATGGCACAAATGCTGAACGAGTGCTATCTGGCTATGGGATTCAAATCCCGTTTCATCACCTGTATGCCCAAAGTGATGATCAACGATTGCCACGTCATCAATGCGGTCTACTCCAACACCCTCGACAAATGGTTATGGATGGACCCGACATTCAACGCTTATGTAACAGATGAAAAAGGAAACCTTCTGGGCATTGGTGAAGTGCGCGAACGCCTCCGCAACAATCAACCCGTTGTACTAAACGAAGACGCAAACTGGAATAATAAGAATAAGCAGACCAAAGAGTATTATCTGGATTACTATATGGCCAAGAACCTGTATTACGTAACTTGCCCTCTGCAAAGCGAATATAACGCAGAAACAAACTATCCGGGCAAAAAGTGGCCGATGTATATCTCGTTAGTTCCGGAAGGATACAGTAGCAATGGAAAGCCCGGTGCCACCGCCTACGACTCACATAATGACTCTTACTTCTGGCAATCACCTTATCAAGAATAA
- a CDS encoding 6-bladed beta-propeller → MPETNEEALINNIDRVYESNGRYFILDKRMKQVLCYTLSGKHLFTIHAVGNGKGEYVDLFDIAIDEAENKLLLLTYPSQILYYDLEGTYLSSYPLDDTYQSFAVDKGFIYLRNDTYANGVVSDYSLIVINKETGKQTSLLEPLYETAPFCSSGNYQITNTASVLFTRKFDNHIYRITGESIEPLYMVDWKDKAFPESDKQRQFQCNDLNQLCYQGKYVYTMTDLCDTPSYLLFRTNQPGMCLLSKATSTVNNYQVIINTDYQLPLPNYMSVEGKQSRIFFIYSSEVLCEQKKLSAEEDINEKMSSLLGQIKEGDNPVIFTYHVK, encoded by the coding sequence ATGCCCGAAACAAATGAAGAAGCTTTAATAAATAACATTGATAGAGTCTATGAATCTAACGGACGATATTTTATTCTGGATAAGCGGATGAAGCAGGTGCTTTGTTATACTCTTTCCGGGAAACATTTATTTACGATACATGCTGTGGGGAATGGGAAGGGAGAGTATGTTGACCTGTTCGATATCGCTATTGATGAAGCAGAAAATAAATTGTTGCTTTTAACCTATCCTTCGCAAATTCTTTACTATGATTTGGAGGGTACATACCTGTCTTCTTATCCATTAGACGATACGTATCAATCTTTTGCCGTGGATAAAGGATTTATCTATTTGCGGAATGATACTTATGCTAATGGAGTGGTATCAGATTATTCTCTGATAGTGATTAATAAGGAAACGGGTAAACAAACTTCTTTATTAGAACCTTTATACGAAACAGCACCGTTTTGTTCTTCTGGTAATTACCAAATTACGAATACTGCCTCAGTGCTATTTACCCGTAAGTTTGACAATCATATATATCGGATAACGGGAGAATCGATTGAACCACTTTATATGGTAGATTGGAAAGATAAGGCTTTTCCGGAGAGTGATAAGCAGCGTCAGTTCCAATGTAATGATTTGAATCAGCTCTGTTATCAAGGAAAATATGTATATACTATGACTGATTTATGTGATACTCCTTCCTATTTGTTGTTTAGAACCAACCAACCTGGCATGTGTTTGCTTTCAAAAGCCACTAGTACAGTGAACAATTATCAGGTAATTATCAATACGGATTATCAGTTGCCTTTGCCCAATTATATGTCGGTAGAGGGAAAACAAAGTCGGATTTTCTTCATTTATTCATCTGAAGTACTATGCGAGCAAAAGAAATTGTCTGCTGAAGAAGATATTAATGAAAAAATGTCCAGTTTGCTAGGGCAGATAAAGGAGGGAGACAATCCGGTTATTTTTACATATCATGTGAAGTAA
- a CDS encoding zinc metallopeptidase, which yields MVIGFQWIIFIGIALVSWLVQMNLQNKFKKYSKIPTGNGMTGRDVAIKMLQDNGIYDVQVTHTPGQLTDHYNPANKTVNLSEGVYDSNSIMAAAVAAHECGHAVQHARAYAPLTLRSKLVPVVSFASQWMTWLLLAGILLLEPFPQLLFAGIILFAMTTLFSFITLPVEIDASKRALVWLSASGITNSYNHRQAEDALRSAAYTYVVAALGSLATLIYYIMIFMGRRE from the coding sequence ATGGTAATAGGATTTCAATGGATTATTTTTATTGGCATTGCTCTCGTTAGCTGGCTGGTGCAGATGAATCTGCAGAACAAGTTCAAAAAATACTCCAAGATACCGACAGGAAATGGAATGACAGGACGCGACGTAGCTATTAAAATGTTACAAGATAACGGAATATACGATGTTCAGGTGACTCATACTCCCGGACAGTTGACCGATCATTATAATCCTGCCAATAAGACAGTGAATCTGAGTGAAGGAGTATATGACAGTAACAGTATCATGGCCGCTGCCGTAGCTGCTCACGAGTGTGGACATGCGGTGCAGCATGCGCGGGCTTATGCACCCTTGACACTGCGCAGCAAGCTGGTACCGGTCGTTTCGTTCGCTTCTCAGTGGATGACATGGTTGTTGCTTGCCGGTATTTTGCTGTTAGAGCCTTTCCCGCAGTTGTTGTTTGCCGGCATTATCTTGTTTGCTATGACTACGTTATTCAGTTTTATCACCCTTCCGGTGGAGATCGATGCAAGTAAGCGTGCATTGGTATGGCTGAGTGCTTCAGGTATAACGAATTCATATAATCATAGACAGGCAGAAGATGCCCTTCGTTCAGCCGCTTATACTTATGTAGTTGCTGCCCTTGGTTCGTTGGCTACACTGATTTACTACATTATGATATTTATGGGACGTAGAGAGTGA
- a CDS encoding alpha-L-fucosidase → MKKHFITFLLLVGMTASLTAQQKYQPTEANLKARSEFQDNKFGIFLHWGLYAMLATGEWTMTNNNLNYKEYAKLAGGFYPSKFDADKWVAAIKASGAKYICFTTRHHEGFSMFDTKYSDYNIVKATPFKRDVVKELADACAKHGIKLHFYYSHIDWYREDAPQGRTGRRTGRPNPKGDWKSYYQFMNNQLTELLTNYGPIGAIWFDGWWDQDINPDFDWELPEQYALIHRLQPACLVGNNHHQTPFAGEDIQIFERDLPGENTAGLSGQSVSHLPLETCETMNGMWGYKITDQNYKSTKTLIHYLVKAAGKDANLLMNIGPQPDGELPEVAVQRLKEVGEWMSKYGETIYGTRGGLVAPHDWGVTTQKGNKLYVHILNLQDKALFLPIVDKKVKKAVVFADKTPVRFTKNKEGIVLELAKVPTDVDYVVELTID, encoded by the coding sequence ATGAAGAAACATTTTATTACGTTTTTGCTATTAGTGGGAATGACAGCTTCCCTGACAGCACAGCAAAAGTATCAACCGACAGAGGCTAACCTGAAAGCCCGGAGTGAATTTCAGGACAATAAGTTTGGAATCTTCCTTCATTGGGGACTCTATGCCATGCTCGCTACCGGAGAGTGGACGATGACAAACAATAACCTGAATTATAAAGAGTATGCCAAACTGGCCGGGGGATTCTATCCTTCGAAGTTTGATGCAGACAAATGGGTAGCAGCCATCAAGGCTTCCGGAGCTAAATATATTTGCTTCACTACTCGTCATCACGAGGGATTCTCGATGTTCGATACCAAGTACTCTGATTATAACATTGTAAAAGCGACTCCTTTCAAACGTGATGTGGTGAAGGAGCTGGCCGATGCATGTGCCAAACATGGCATCAAACTTCACTTCTATTATTCACATATAGACTGGTATCGTGAAGATGCTCCTCAGGGAAGAACCGGACGTAGAACCGGACGTCCCAATCCGAAAGGAGATTGGAAGAGCTATTATCAGTTTATGAATAATCAGTTGACAGAGCTGCTGACTAATTATGGTCCGATCGGCGCTATCTGGTTTGACGGTTGGTGGGATCAGGACATCAATCCCGATTTCGATTGGGAACTTCCCGAGCAATATGCACTTATTCATCGTTTGCAGCCGGCTTGCCTGGTAGGTAACAACCACCATCAGACACCTTTTGCCGGAGAAGATATTCAAATCTTCGAGCGTGATTTGCCGGGAGAGAATACTGCAGGACTTTCGGGACAAAGCGTCAGCCATCTGCCTCTTGAAACATGTGAGACGATGAATGGTATGTGGGGATACAAGATTACAGATCAGAATTATAAATCGACTAAAACTTTGATTCACTATCTGGTGAAAGCTGCCGGTAAAGATGCAAATCTGTTGATGAACATCGGTCCGCAACCTGATGGTGAACTTCCGGAAGTGGCCGTTCAGCGCTTGAAGGAAGTGGGAGAGTGGATGTCGAAATATGGTGAAACTATTTATGGAACCAGAGGCGGTCTGGTTGCTCCGCATGATTGGGGAGTAACGACTCAAAAAGGCAATAAACTTTATGTACACATTCTTAATTTACAGGATAAGGCACTCTTCTTGCCTATTGTCGATAAGAAAGTGAAAAAGGCGGTGGTCTTTGCTGACAAAACACCGGTACGTTTCACAAAGAATAAGGAAGGAATTGTACTGGAACTTGCTAAAGTTCCAACGGATGTAGACTACGTGGTAGAACTTACAATTGACTAA
- a CDS encoding adenylosuccinate synthase, whose amino-acid sequence MKVDVLLGLQWGDEGKGKVVDVLTPKYDVVARFQGGPNAGHTLEFEGQKYVLRSIPSGIFQGDKVNIIGNGVVLDPALFKAEAEALEASGHNLKERLHISKKAHLILPTHRILDAAYEAAKGDAKVGTTGKGIGPTYTDKVSRNGVRVGDILHNFEQKYAAAKARHEQILKGLNYEYDLTELEKAWFEGIEYLKQFQLVDSEHEINGLLDNGKSILCEGAQGTMLDIDFGSYPFVTSSNTVCAGACTGLGVAPNKIGDVYGIFKAYCTRVGSGPFPTELFDKTGDQICTLGHEFGSVTGRKRRCGWVDLVALKYSIMVNGVTKLIMMKSDVLDTFETIKACVAYKMNGEEIDYFPYDITDEVEPIYVELPGWQTDMTKMQSEDEFPEEFNAYLSFLEEQLGVQIKIVSVGPDREQTIIRYTEE is encoded by the coding sequence ATGAAAGTAGATGTTCTATTAGGATTACAATGGGGCGACGAAGGTAAAGGAAAAGTTGTCGACGTCTTAACTCCGAAATACGATGTGGTTGCACGTTTCCAGGGTGGCCCGAATGCCGGTCATACACTTGAATTCGAAGGACAGAAATATGTGCTTCGTTCCATTCCTTCAGGTATCTTCCAGGGGGATAAGGTAAATATCATCGGTAACGGTGTTGTGCTCGATCCGGCTTTGTTCAAAGCTGAGGCAGAAGCGCTGGAGGCATCGGGACATAACCTCAAGGAGAGACTGCATATTTCGAAGAAAGCGCACCTCATTTTGCCTACACACCGTATTCTGGATGCGGCTTATGAAGCTGCCAAAGGCGATGCTAAGGTAGGAACTACCGGAAAAGGTATCGGTCCGACTTATACGGATAAAGTGAGCCGTAATGGCGTTCGTGTAGGTGATATCCTGCATAACTTTGAACAGAAATATGCTGCGGCAAAAGCTCGCCACGAACAGATCCTGAAAGGATTGAACTATGAATATGATTTGACAGAACTTGAAAAAGCCTGGTTCGAAGGAATCGAATACCTGAAACAATTCCAGTTGGTGGATAGTGAACATGAAATAAACGGTTTGCTCGATAACGGCAAATCCATTCTTTGCGAAGGTGCTCAGGGTACTATGCTGGATATTGATTTTGGCTCTTATCCGTTCGTAACTTCTTCGAACACAGTTTGTGCAGGTGCATGCACAGGTTTGGGGGTTGCTCCGAATAAGATCGGTGATGTATATGGTATCTTTAAAGCTTATTGCACACGTGTAGGTTCGGGGCCGTTCCCGACAGAGTTGTTCGATAAGACAGGGGATCAGATTTGTACACTTGGCCACGAGTTTGGTTCGGTAACCGGACGTAAACGCCGCTGCGGATGGGTGGATCTGGTTGCACTGAAGTATTCTATTATGGTTAACGGTGTCACTAAGTTGATCATGATGAAGAGCGACGTACTCGATACGTTCGAAACGATCAAAGCTTGTGTTGCTTACAAGATGAATGGTGAAGAGATCGATTACTTCCCTTACGACATAACCGATGAGGTAGAGCCGATCTATGTGGAACTTCCGGGATGGCAGACTGATATGACAAAAATGCAGAGTGAAGATGAATTCCCTGAAGAATTCAATGCTTATCTTTCGTTCCTTGAAGAACAGTTGGGCGTACAGATCAAGATTGTGTCGGTAGGCCCTGATCGCGAACAAACTATCATTAGATATACAGAAGAATAA
- a CDS encoding Fur family transcriptional regulator translates to METQNVKDTVRQIFTEYLNANGHRKTPERYAILDTIYSIDGHFDIDMLYSQMMNQENFRVSRATLYNTIILLINARLVIKHQFGTSSQYEKSYNRETHHHQICTQCGKVTEFQNEALQNAIENTKLSKFQLSHYSLYIYGICSKCDRANKRKRVNNNNKKEK, encoded by the coding sequence ATGGAAACTCAAAATGTGAAAGATACGGTACGGCAGATATTCACAGAATATCTAAATGCGAACGGACATCGCAAGACTCCTGAACGTTATGCGATACTGGACACCATATACTCCATTGACGGGCATTTCGATATCGATATGCTGTATTCACAGATGATGAATCAGGAGAATTTCAGGGTGAGCAGAGCTACGCTTTATAACACCATCATCTTACTTATCAATGCCCGGCTGGTTATCAAACATCAGTTCGGTACTTCCTCCCAATACGAAAAATCATATAATCGCGAGACGCATCATCACCAGATATGTACACAATGCGGCAAGGTCACCGAGTTTCAGAACGAGGCTTTGCAGAACGCGATTGAAAACACCAAATTAAGTAAATTCCAACTTTCGCATTACTCCTTATATATATATGGTATATGTAGTAAATGCGACAGGGCAAATAAGAGAAAAAGAGTAAATAACAACAATAAAAAAGAAAAATGA
- a CDS encoding ArnT family glycosyltransferase, protein MTRVPFTQNYRWHLPLLLLVFCCSFFINNGAIFADIMESRNIITAREMVYDHNWLVPTMNGELRLEKPPLPTWIAAITEMISPDNLPLQRAMAGFAAVMLVLFFYKFATKLTDNRTYALVSSLVLCTSYNIILMGRTATWDIYCHAFMIGAIYYLYLALRQNTCKWTYFIGAGIFMGLSFLGKGPVSFYALLLPFVCAYILYYRKETQMKGKWIALAVMILIGIVLSTWWYAYIYIYHQEMASYVFHKESSSWSNHNVRSWYYYWQFFLETGVWSLLTLTTLLVPFWKKRVESSKEYLFCLSWMLLILFFLSLLPEKKTRYLLPILLPAALTMGHLFVYWIRQAKQKMPQLKDRVLYRINAYLIVVAALALPIALYLFMYREGRMGTGMFVWLVVLFLTVAVWLFRSAFKLQPFSFLMGIVALFAVAELFVMPYIGSFVSNSDPKSISATRENPELQPLPFYHSKDEVLRIELVYEAHKKIGDMDLSNKEEIIKALPFVLISQKPAELLIPDSIRKDLNLRFIDCYDNNRWAKGHKRYDSVFISNVTIVEPIKEQ, encoded by the coding sequence ATGACAAGAGTCCCCTTTACACAAAACTATCGCTGGCACTTGCCTCTCCTCCTTCTCGTTTTCTGCTGTTCTTTCTTCATTAACAATGGAGCTATCTTTGCAGATATCATGGAGTCGAGAAATATCATCACTGCACGTGAGATGGTATACGATCATAATTGGCTGGTGCCAACCATGAACGGAGAATTAAGATTGGAAAAGCCTCCTCTCCCCACCTGGATTGCTGCCATAACCGAAATGATTTCGCCAGACAACCTCCCTTTACAACGCGCCATGGCCGGATTTGCCGCTGTCATGTTAGTACTCTTTTTTTATAAATTCGCCACCAAGCTAACCGACAACCGAACCTATGCCCTGGTATCTTCGCTCGTCTTATGTACTTCGTATAACATTATTCTGATGGGACGTACGGCTACCTGGGATATCTATTGCCATGCGTTCATGATAGGAGCCATTTATTATCTTTATCTTGCTTTAAGGCAGAATACATGCAAGTGGACTTATTTTATTGGTGCAGGTATTTTTATGGGATTATCTTTTCTCGGCAAGGGTCCCGTATCTTTCTATGCCCTGCTTCTCCCGTTCGTATGTGCCTACATCTTATATTACCGCAAAGAGACTCAAATGAAAGGAAAGTGGATTGCACTCGCTGTCATGATTCTCATCGGCATCGTACTCAGCACTTGGTGGTATGCCTATATTTATATCTATCATCAAGAGATGGCTTCCTACGTGTTTCACAAAGAGTCTTCTTCCTGGAGTAATCACAACGTACGTTCCTGGTATTATTACTGGCAATTCTTTTTGGAGACGGGTGTATGGTCACTGCTGACACTGACCACTCTTTTAGTACCCTTCTGGAAGAAGCGAGTAGAATCATCTAAAGAATATCTGTTCTGTCTGAGCTGGATGTTACTGATCCTTTTCTTTTTGTCCCTGCTTCCGGAAAAGAAAACACGCTATCTACTCCCGATATTGTTGCCCGCAGCCCTGACAATGGGACATCTATTTGTATATTGGATTCGGCAGGCAAAACAAAAAATGCCACAACTTAAGGATAGGGTACTCTACCGCATCAATGCTTACTTGATTGTAGTAGCCGCATTGGCTCTACCCATAGCGCTTTATCTATTCATGTACCGGGAAGGACGGATGGGAACGGGAATGTTCGTATGGTTGGTCGTATTGTTCCTGACAGTAGCAGTATGGCTATTCCGATCTGCTTTCAAACTTCAGCCCTTTTCCTTCCTGATGGGAATCGTGGCGTTATTTGCTGTTGCCGAACTATTTGTGATGCCTTATATAGGAAGTTTTGTGAGCAACTCGGATCCCAAAAGTATCAGTGCTACCCGAGAGAATCCGGAACTGCAACCTTTACCGTTTTACCACAGTAAAGACGAAGTGTTGCGCATCGAACTGGTATACGAAGCACATAAAAAGATCGGGGACATGGATTTAAGCAATAAAGAGGAGATCATAAAAGCGCTGCCGTTCGTCCTTATCTCACAAAAGCCGGCGGAACTGCTGATTCCGGATTCTATCCGAAAGGACCTGAACCTCCGTTTTATTGATTGTTATGACAACAACCGCTGGGCAAAAGGACATAAAAGATATGACAGCGTATTTATCAGCAATGTGACAATCGTAGAACCGATAAAGGAACAATAA
- a CDS encoding DNA alkylation repair protein translates to MDVKEQLKDIKTQLRLSMNGVVSQSMREKGLDYKLNFGVELPRIKSIAAAYEKSHDLAQALWKENIRECKILAGLLQPIDTFFPEIADIWVEDIRNIEIAELTCMNLFQNLPYAPAKTFQWIADEAEYTQVCGYLTIARLLMKKGDMAQRPAGELLDQAICAVQSGSYHVRNAAMLAIRKYMQHSEEHAFQVCRLVEGMENSEKEAEQMLYAMVKDEIND, encoded by the coding sequence ATGGACGTAAAAGAACAACTGAAAGATATAAAAACACAACTCCGCCTCTCTATGAACGGAGTCGTGTCTCAAAGCATGCGTGAAAAGGGGCTGGACTATAAACTGAACTTTGGTGTTGAATTGCCCCGTATCAAAAGCATTGCTGCCGCTTACGAGAAGAGTCATGATCTGGCACAAGCCTTGTGGAAAGAGAATATCCGTGAATGTAAGATTCTGGCAGGCTTATTACAGCCGATAGATACTTTCTTTCCCGAGATAGCCGATATTTGGGTAGAGGATATTCGGAATATCGAGATCGCTGAACTGACATGTATGAATCTGTTTCAGAATTTGCCTTATGCTCCGGCGAAAACTTTCCAATGGATTGCGGATGAGGCGGAATATACACAAGTGTGTGGCTATCTCACCATAGCCCGGTTGCTGATGAAAAAGGGAGATATGGCCCAGCGTCCTGCCGGTGAGTTGCTCGATCAGGCGATTTGTGCCGTACAGTCAGGGAGTTATCATGTTCGCAATGCGGCAATGCTTGCCATCCGTAAGTATATGCAGCATAGTGAGGAACATGCTTTTCAAGTTTGCCGTCTGGTAGAAGGCATGGAGAACTCTGAAAAAGAGGCGGAACAGATGCTGTATGCGATGGTGAAAGACGAGATAAACGATTGA